In Deltaproteobacteria bacterium, one genomic interval encodes:
- a CDS encoding ASCH domain-containing protein: MIFTKRLRDGVRSGEITCSVRIWIQPRVKVGGRYAMEEGQIEVDSILPITLADITPELARASGFKGVVDLLKVAKHGRGENIYLVRFHYLPPARARRARR; this comes from the coding sequence GTGATCTTCACGAAGCGGCTACGCGACGGTGTCCGCAGCGGCGAGATCACCTGCAGCGTGCGCATCTGGATCCAGCCGCGCGTGAAAGTCGGCGGGCGCTACGCGATGGAAGAAGGTCAGATCGAGGTCGACTCGATCCTGCCGATCACCCTCGCCGACATCACGCCCGAGCTCGCGCGCGCTTCGGGCTTCAAGGGCGTGGTGGACTTGCTGAAAGTCGCCAAGCACGGCCGCGGCGAGAACATCTACCTCGTGCGCTTCCACTACCTGCCGCCGGCGCGCGCGAGGAGAGCGCGTCGCTGA